The nucleotide sequence AACGTGGCCATCCACTGCTGCGAAAAGCTCACGCAGGTGGGCGCAAAACCGGTCACGGTTTCCGACTCGCGCGGCATGATTTACGACCCCGACGGCATCAGGCTGGATGTGCTCAAACAGGTCAAGGAAATTGAGCGCGGGCCGCTCACCCGTTATGCGGAGCTGGTTTCTACCGCAACATATACGCCCGTCACGGCCTACCCCGAGGCACGCAATGCCGTGTGGAGCGTGCCCTGCTTTGCGGCCTTTCCGTGCGCGACGCAAAACGAGCTGAACCTTGCTGACGCCAAAACCCTGCTTGCCAACAGCTGCGCCTGCGTGGCCGAAGGGGCAAACATGCCATCAACGCTCGAGGCAATGCACGCCTTTATCGCCTCGGGTATTGCATTTGGCCCCGCCAAGGCCGCCAATGCGGGCGGAGTATCGGTAAGCCAGCTTGAAATGGCCCAAAATGCCAGCATGCAGCGCTGGACCTTTGAACGGGTGGACAACCAGCTCAGGCATATCATGTACGATATCCACCACAATGCAGCCGCAACCGCCGCCGAATTCGGCCACGCCGGCAACCTGGTGATGGGCGCGAACATTGCAGGTTTCCGCAAGGTGGCTGACGCCATGCTTGCTCTGGGGCTGTAGCGTTCGCATTTCCTGAGCTAGTAGTATATTAACAGCCCGTTGCGCTGCGGAACGCCTGTCGAGGCCCACTCTGCAGCGCAACGTTTTTTTGATCTGTCGTTACATGTCGCTGCCGCAGGGGCATGAGGCATCCCCTTGCCCAAGAGAGCGCTGCATAAGCATGATGTCTACCCATTGTCCCAGCTTGAATCCCACGCTGCGCAGTGCGCCCATGCGCTCAAACCCCAGGCTGGCGTGCAGGGCAATGGAGCCAGTGTTGCCGCTGTGCCCCACTACCGCCACCATCTGCCGCCAGGGGCCCTGCCCGCAGCGGGCAATAAGGGCCTGCAGCAAGGCGCGCCCTACACCGCGCCCATGGCAGCGCGCATTATATAGATGGAATCTTCAAGGCAGTAGCGAAAGGCGGACCGCGAGCCATAAAGGCCAGCATAGCAATAGCCTATCACTGCGCCCCCCTGCCTCGCCACCAGATACGGCAACCCAAGAGCAAGCACGGCCTCGCGCCGACGGGCCATTTCGGCCACATCCGGGGGCAGCTCTTCAAAGGTGCCCAGCCCCTGCAGCACATACGGGGCATAGATGGCCTGCACTGCGGGCATGTCCCCAGGCTGGGCGTCGTCCACAATAACCTGCGGGCAACGCCCAGCTCCATCAGACTGAATTGGCAACTCCATTGCTCTGTTCCTGTCGGACGGACAAAAGACCCGGCCTACCAGCCGTTGAGATGAATCTTGTCCTTGCTGAAGCGGTCTGCTTCGGCAAAGGGTTGCGCCGGATGCCCCATGACCACAAGGCCAAGCATGTTGATCTGTGCCGGAACCTTGAGCAGGTCGCGTATTGGCTCAACGCGGTCTTCAAAGGGGTACATGCCGCACCAGACCGTGCCAAGATTGAGCCCGCGAGCGGCAATCAGCATGTTTTCAAGGGCCGCGCTGCAATCCTGCTGCCAGTAACCGGGG is from Desulfovibrio desulfuricans and encodes:
- a CDS encoding GNAT family N-acetyltransferase encodes the protein MLQALIARCGQGPWRQMVAVVGHSGNTGSIALHASLGFERMGALRSVGFKLGQWVDIMLMQRSLGQGDASCPCGSDM
- a CDS encoding GNAT family N-acetyltransferase, yielding MELPIQSDGAGRCPQVIVDDAQPGDMPAVQAIYAPYVLQGLGTFEELPPDVAEMARRREAVLALGLPYLVARQGGAVIGYCYAGLYGSRSAFRYCLEDSIYIMRAAMGAV